A single genomic interval of Methyloceanibacter caenitepidi harbors:
- the terL gene encoding phage terminase large subunit: MNEITERDLLDFALLTDFESFLKHSMLTLNPGMPFLPNWHIRAIAYQLERVRRGEINRLIINMPPRHLKSITVSVAFPAFVLGHDPRQRIFSISYGSELSLKHARDFRSIVESPWYARAFSQMRLSRSLDDEATTTLKGFRKATSVGGVLTGLGGNMIILDDPQKPVDAQSKVRRDSLNQWFSNTLVSRLDNKETGAIIVVTQRVHMDDLSGHLMGSSDQWEVLSLPAIAEVDEQVPIGDDEFHTRRAGTALHPEHESLETLRGLQKDLGSYDFGAQYQQAPIPEGGATVLRNWLCWYDRPPERTTKTKVLLSIDAASKDGPQNSYSAFSAWQVQDGHYYLLNMERGRYNFPQLRDKALALAQRYEPTLIVIEDASAGIALAQELRSMGRHRVKAVPVERDKETRLFIQTSKFEAGHVHFPKDAPFIPDLLAELLAFPHGKHDDQVDSMSQALAHKFSGYTLDNLH, from the coding sequence ATGAATGAGATAACCGAACGCGACTTGCTTGACTTCGCCTTGCTGACCGACTTCGAGAGCTTCTTGAAGCACAGCATGCTCACGCTCAATCCCGGCATGCCGTTTCTGCCTAACTGGCATATTCGCGCCATCGCCTATCAGCTTGAGCGCGTTCGTCGCGGCGAGATCAATCGCCTCATCATCAACATGCCACCCCGCCATCTGAAATCGATCACGGTGTCCGTGGCATTTCCGGCGTTCGTTCTTGGGCACGATCCACGGCAGCGCATTTTCTCGATCAGCTACGGTAGCGAGCTGTCCTTGAAGCACGCCCGTGATTTCCGATCGATCGTCGAGTCGCCTTGGTATGCCCGCGCCTTTTCGCAGATGCGGCTGAGTCGTAGCCTCGACGACGAGGCCACGACGACCTTGAAGGGATTCCGCAAAGCTACGTCGGTCGGCGGCGTCCTCACCGGGCTCGGCGGCAACATGATCATCCTCGACGACCCCCAAAAGCCGGTGGACGCTCAGTCGAAGGTGCGTCGCGATAGTCTCAATCAGTGGTTCTCCAATACACTCGTATCGCGGCTCGATAACAAGGAGACGGGTGCTATTATCGTCGTGACACAACGCGTCCACATGGACGACCTCTCGGGTCATCTGATGGGCAGTTCCGATCAATGGGAGGTCCTGAGCCTGCCGGCGATCGCCGAAGTCGACGAGCAAGTGCCGATCGGCGACGACGAGTTCCATACCCGCCGTGCCGGGACCGCGCTGCATCCCGAGCATGAGTCGCTCGAAACCCTTAGGGGCCTTCAGAAGGACCTCGGGAGCTATGACTTCGGCGCGCAGTACCAGCAGGCGCCTATCCCAGAGGGCGGCGCCACGGTCCTAAGGAATTGGCTGTGTTGGTATGACAGGCCACCTGAACGTACGACCAAGACCAAAGTGCTTCTGAGCATCGATGCGGCCAGCAAGGATGGCCCGCAAAACAGCTATTCAGCCTTCAGCGCCTGGCAGGTTCAGGACGGCCACTACTATCTCCTAAATATGGAACGTGGCCGATACAATTTCCCGCAATTGCGCGACAAGGCGTTGGCACTTGCCCAGCGCTACGAGCCCACTCTGATCGTCATTGAAGATGCATCCGCCGGCATTGCGCTGGCCCAAGAGCTGCGCTCGATGGGTCGACATAGGGTCAAGGCCGTTCCGGTGGAAAGAGATAAAGAAACCCGGCTCTTTATCCAAACCTCAAAATTCGAAGCCGGGCACGTGCACTTTCCGAAGGATGCGCCATTCATACCCGACTTGCTCGCCGAACTTCTCGCCTTTCCCCATGGCAAGCACGACGACCAGGTCGACAGTATGAGCCAGGCGCTCGCCCACAAATTTTCCGGCTACACGCTGGACAACCTACACTGA
- a CDS encoding DUF5681 domain-containing protein: MIKPNNSKKARTKNAGDGYDTGYGKPPKKHQFKPGQSGNPKGRPKGAKNESTILREIMHQRIEVREGGRARKVSRLEGLYLRCLEAALKGDLKAMAFLLNRYRLIESVETEHGEPLSHDEKSILEEFAKRFPANSRPVKE, from the coding sequence ATGATCAAGCCCAACAACTCGAAGAAGGCGCGGACCAAGAATGCCGGCGATGGCTATGACACTGGGTACGGCAAGCCACCTAAGAAGCACCAGTTCAAGCCTGGCCAAAGCGGCAATCCGAAGGGACGGCCGAAGGGGGCCAAGAATGAATCCACCATCCTCCGCGAGATCATGCACCAGCGCATAGAGGTTCGCGAAGGCGGGCGCGCGCGCAAGGTCTCAAGGCTAGAGGGTCTCTATCTTCGATGCCTCGAGGCGGCCCTCAAAGGCGACCTCAAGGCGATGGCTTTTCTCCTGAACCGCTATCGCCTGATTGAAAGCGTCGAGACTGAGCACGGCGAACCGCTCAGCCACGACGAGAAGTCGATCCTTGAAGAGTTCGCGAAACGCTTCCCCGCAAATTCCCGACCTGTGAAGGAGTAG
- a CDS encoding site-specific DNA-methyltransferase, translating to MVEMLSPASLKAAKRNARAHNKAQEEAVANSILQFGVIKPVVIDEQSRIVAGHVVWGAAKKLGLKRIPVIRVSHLSETELRAYALADNQLATKSAWDLEILSLELGELELALPEIGLDLSITGFEPAEIDMVFDSIADGTADPIDEEVEPLEGPAVSWAGALFVLGRHRLLVGDARDETAFAQLMGGEIAEMGIHDPPYNVRIQGNVGGRGRIKRREFACASGEMTSAEFEAFLKETLGLCADNSIDGAIHYVFMDWRHIADLTSAGTDAFDELKNVCVWVKNNAGQGSFYRSEHEFVFVFKHGQAPHLNNFGLGAGGRNRSNVWRYAGVNTFRAGRMDELKMHPTVKPVAMIADAMRDCSRRGSIVLDAFAGSGTTIIAAEQTGRRAFCLEIDPHYADVAIRRWQKLTKRDATLESTGQTFDELTAATGNIPQPSKGRRS from the coding sequence ATGGTGGAGATGCTCTCGCCTGCGTCCCTCAAGGCGGCCAAGCGGAACGCACGTGCCCATAACAAGGCGCAAGAAGAAGCCGTCGCGAATTCGATACTCCAGTTCGGGGTGATCAAGCCTGTCGTGATCGACGAGCAGAGCCGGATCGTTGCCGGCCATGTCGTATGGGGCGCAGCAAAGAAGCTTGGGCTGAAGCGTATCCCGGTCATCCGGGTCTCGCATCTTTCGGAGACAGAACTCCGGGCTTACGCGCTCGCCGACAACCAACTCGCAACCAAGAGTGCCTGGGATCTCGAGATCCTGTCGCTCGAGCTCGGCGAACTCGAACTGGCCCTGCCGGAGATTGGCCTCGATCTGTCAATCACCGGGTTCGAGCCGGCAGAGATCGATATGGTTTTCGACAGCATCGCCGACGGCACCGCCGACCCTATCGATGAGGAAGTCGAGCCGCTGGAAGGCCCCGCCGTGTCTTGGGCCGGTGCCCTATTCGTGTTGGGCCGCCATCGGCTTCTAGTCGGTGACGCGCGGGATGAGACGGCCTTCGCGCAGCTCATGGGCGGTGAGATCGCCGAGATGGGCATCCACGACCCGCCGTATAATGTCCGCATCCAGGGAAATGTTGGTGGCCGCGGCCGCATCAAGCGACGCGAGTTTGCCTGCGCGTCAGGTGAGATGACCTCTGCCGAGTTCGAGGCGTTTCTCAAGGAAACACTTGGACTTTGTGCCGACAACTCGATCGACGGCGCCATCCACTACGTCTTCATGGACTGGCGCCATATCGCCGATCTCACGTCCGCTGGCACCGACGCCTTCGACGAACTCAAGAATGTGTGCGTGTGGGTCAAGAACAATGCCGGTCAAGGTAGCTTCTATCGAAGCGAGCACGAGTTTGTTTTCGTGTTCAAACATGGCCAGGCGCCCCATCTGAACAATTTTGGTCTTGGGGCTGGCGGTCGCAATCGCTCGAACGTATGGCGCTATGCCGGCGTGAACACGTTCCGAGCGGGCCGCATGGACGAACTCAAGATGCACCCGACGGTGAAGCCGGTCGCCATGATCGCCGATGCCATGCGGGACTGCTCTCGCCGTGGATCGATCGTCCTCGACGCCTTCGCAGGCTCCGGGACAACCATTATCGCTGCCGAGCAGACCGGGCGCCGGGCTTTCTGCCTGGAGATCGACCCGCATTACGCCGATGTAGCGATCCGGCGTTGGCAGAAACTGACGAAACGCGACGCGACTCTCGAAAGCACCGGCCAAACCTTTGATGAGCTTACCGCCGCTACAGGCAATATTCCCCAGCCCTCGAAAGGTCGTCGCTCATGA
- a CDS encoding winged helix-turn-helix domain-containing protein, whose translation MNKTLGKKRGEATSARLPSSRDTAKPRPFPRLRIMVRPGLVLGPGKVDLLEAIERAGSISGAGRDLGMSYRRAWLLVSALNEMFGKTLVNTSPGGAGGGGAEVTDFGRAVVDAYRRADARSNQAIREEFARIGHDMMDD comes from the coding sequence ATGAACAAGACGCTGGGAAAGAAGCGGGGTGAAGCGACGAGTGCTCGACTGCCGTCCAGTCGAGACACGGCTAAACCGCGTCCTTTCCCCCGGCTTCGCATCATGGTGCGGCCAGGGCTTGTTCTGGGGCCGGGAAAAGTCGACCTGCTCGAAGCCATCGAGCGGGCCGGCTCCATCTCCGGTGCAGGGCGCGACCTGGGCATGTCGTACCGGCGAGCATGGCTGCTCGTCAGCGCGCTCAACGAGATGTTCGGCAAGACACTTGTGAACACCTCTCCCGGCGGCGCAGGCGGAGGCGGCGCCGAGGTCACCGACTTCGGCCGCGCCGTCGTTGACGCTTATCGGCGCGCCGACGCGCGATCTAATCAAGCCATCCGCGAAGAGTTCGCGCGGATCGGACACGACATGATGGACGACTAA
- a CDS encoding OprO/OprP family phosphate-selective porin, with amino-acid sequence MSRKLHKGGLSLLARTAVLAIPIAYAPSARAADVDQLEAQMRAMEVQLRELKREVTEAKAQAAAAKSSNRSADGDAFGLKVKWKGAPELSNNDGKFKFKVRGRINVDYNGIDQDEQITGEPDVSAVELRRARLGVEGVLYYDWVYKFEVDFAGDNTAIKDAYIEYTGLPVNLRAGHFKTYNSLEALMSANYITFMEKAAFIEAFSIDRLIGGGVSYYENKHWTAEAGIFGTAAEADQTAYFDDGTTYSARVTVAPINRDRQVVHLGGSVRHRDASSQSRDGSDDLLFRYRARGADLHLADRFVSTPQFGDSDTLWGLEGAVVLGSFSVQGEYAQDTVQAPTALGSADPTYNGWYVDASWFLTGESRPYANGQFVRAKVQNPVYDGSGGWGAWQIAGRYDVVDLSDQSALIPGCTACAEQVTWLIGLNWYLNDYARLMLNVNQSEIEGGVNDGAEITGVGMRAQVDW; translated from the coding sequence ATGAGTCGGAAACTGCACAAGGGCGGACTCAGTCTGCTCGCACGCACCGCTGTGCTTGCCATCCCGATCGCGTACGCGCCGTCGGCCAGAGCTGCCGACGTCGATCAATTGGAGGCCCAGATGCGGGCCATGGAGGTTCAGCTACGAGAGCTGAAACGGGAGGTCACCGAGGCTAAGGCCCAAGCTGCCGCGGCGAAATCGTCGAACCGTAGCGCGGACGGTGACGCCTTCGGCCTGAAGGTCAAGTGGAAAGGCGCGCCGGAGCTTTCCAACAACGATGGGAAGTTCAAGTTCAAAGTCCGTGGGCGGATTAATGTCGACTACAACGGCATCGATCAGGACGAGCAGATCACCGGCGAGCCCGATGTCAGCGCGGTTGAGCTGCGCCGGGCGCGGCTCGGCGTTGAGGGCGTCCTCTACTATGACTGGGTTTACAAGTTCGAGGTCGATTTCGCCGGCGACAATACGGCCATCAAGGACGCCTACATCGAATACACTGGACTGCCCGTCAATCTGAGAGCCGGCCACTTCAAGACATACAACTCTCTCGAAGCCCTCATGAGTGCGAACTACATCACCTTCATGGAGAAGGCGGCATTCATCGAGGCATTCAGCATCGACCGTCTCATCGGCGGCGGCGTGTCCTACTACGAGAACAAGCATTGGACGGCCGAAGCCGGCATTTTCGGCACGGCGGCCGAAGCGGACCAGACGGCGTATTTCGACGACGGCACGACCTATTCGGCGCGCGTCACAGTGGCGCCCATCAACAGGGACCGCCAAGTCGTCCATCTTGGCGGCAGCGTCCGGCATCGCGATGCCTCGAGCCAGTCGCGTGACGGCAGCGACGATCTCTTGTTTCGCTATCGCGCGCGCGGAGCGGACTTGCATCTCGCCGATCGGTTCGTGTCCACGCCGCAGTTCGGCGACTCGGACACGCTGTGGGGCCTGGAAGGCGCGGTCGTGCTCGGATCGTTCTCCGTTCAGGGCGAGTATGCGCAGGACACAGTGCAAGCCCCGACGGCACTCGGGAGTGCCGACCCGACCTATAATGGCTGGTATGTCGATGCGAGCTGGTTCCTCACCGGAGAATCGAGGCCCTACGCGAACGGTCAGTTCGTACGGGCGAAGGTGCAGAACCCGGTCTATGACGGCAGCGGGGGCTGGGGCGCCTGGCAGATCGCGGGACGCTACGACGTGGTCGATCTATCCGATCAATCGGCCCTCATCCCGGGCTGCACCGCCTGCGCCGAGCAGGTTACCTGGCTGATCGGTCTCAACTGGTACCTCAACGACTACGCACGGCTGATGCTGAACGTGAACCAGTCGGAGATCGAAGGTGGCGTCAACGACGGCGCCGAGATCACCGGTGTCGGCATGCGCGCCCAAGTCGACTGGTAA
- the modA gene encoding molybdate ABC transporter substrate-binding protein — translation MKHTALRVCFGLVLAAFACVPATSSHADEATIAVAANFTSTARKLGAVFEASTGHHVVFSFGATGQLYTQIAHGAPFDAFLAADQERPELAVSEGHAVSGTRFTYAIGLLVLWSADPQLIDGTPAVLSDPTLRHVAIANPATAPYGAAAVETMKALSVFEDLKPRLVEGKNVSQTYQFVATGNAPVGFVAASQILENDTGSSWAVPANMYAPLRQDAVLLTYGRDNEAAKDFLEFLRGTEAAKLIERLGYRPPGEN, via the coding sequence ATGAAACACACAGCGCTGAGAGTCTGCTTCGGCTTGGTGCTGGCGGCATTTGCTTGCGTGCCCGCAACATCATCCCATGCAGATGAGGCGACCATTGCCGTCGCCGCCAATTTCACATCGACCGCACGGAAGCTCGGCGCGGTCTTCGAGGCGTCGACGGGACATCATGTTGTTTTCAGCTTCGGTGCGACCGGGCAGCTTTACACCCAGATCGCGCATGGGGCCCCGTTCGATGCGTTCCTGGCGGCGGATCAAGAACGTCCGGAGTTGGCCGTTAGCGAGGGACATGCTGTTTCGGGCACGCGCTTCACCTATGCGATCGGCTTGCTCGTTCTTTGGAGTGCCGATCCCCAGCTGATCGATGGCACGCCGGCGGTCTTGTCCGATCCGACCCTGCGCCATGTCGCCATCGCCAACCCGGCCACAGCGCCCTATGGCGCGGCCGCGGTCGAGACGATGAAGGCGCTCAGTGTTTTTGAGGACCTTAAGCCGCGGCTCGTTGAGGGCAAGAATGTCAGCCAGACCTATCAATTCGTGGCGACAGGCAACGCACCGGTGGGCTTCGTCGCGGCTTCGCAGATCCTGGAGAACGACACCGGATCGAGCTGGGCCGTGCCGGCCAACATGTATGCGCCCTTGCGGCAAGACGCGGTACTTCTGACGTATGGCCGTGACAACGAGGCGGCCAAGGACTTTCTGGAGTTCCTAAGAGGCACGGAAGCCGCCAAATTGATTGAGCGGCTCGGCTATAGGCCGCCGGGAGAGAACTAA
- a CDS encoding arylsulfatase: MGDDIGWMQPSIYHRGLMVGETPNIDRIGREGAMFTDYYAEQSCTAGRTAFFTGMQPVRAGMTLPQVPGATSYLKPGTPALARFLLNLGYTTGEFGKNHLGDHADSLPTAHGFQEFWGYLYHLDAMQGVSFPDINKTPTDQAVAPPCKNTPVPGLDPVPGAIDPKDGICMTPPRPVLHCTSSDGTGKNQTCKDEGPLTLERSKTVDEEISAQVIDFLDRNDPEKTGKPFFVWYNPARMHVTTVLSDKYNAMVGEPGGKDWGANEAGMKQMDDNIGYVLKKLEEMGELDNTIVVFTTDNGAETITFPDGGTTPFAGGKLTTWEGGMRAPTVVRWPGQIKPGTVKNDTFSSLDWLPTFVEIAGGPKADKLKSQIEKGEYPGIVKTTLDGVNQIDYLTGKSDTSARDHFLYWSGKVPSAVRYKNWKMYFAMVSQSPAGFVAGALPYHWTQVVNIKRDPFETSIGAHAKTLMGVGGALAGPVTAYQYVWNMLPIGQALWLKHLETYVDFPPLQNPASYNLEQVVQQVKEMKSSSHAGH, from the coding sequence ATGGGCGATGACATCGGATGGATGCAGCCGAGCATCTACCACCGTGGGCTGATGGTCGGCGAGACGCCCAATATCGATCGCATCGGCCGAGAAGGCGCGATGTTTACGGACTACTACGCCGAGCAGAGCTGTACGGCGGGACGTACCGCCTTCTTTACCGGCATGCAGCCGGTACGCGCCGGCATGACTCTGCCGCAAGTTCCCGGCGCAACGTCCTACCTGAAACCCGGTACCCCGGCATTGGCCAGGTTCCTTCTGAACCTCGGCTACACGACCGGCGAGTTTGGCAAAAACCATCTGGGCGACCACGCGGATTCGCTGCCGACCGCGCATGGCTTTCAAGAGTTCTGGGGCTACCTCTATCACCTGGACGCCATGCAAGGGGTCAGCTTCCCCGACATCAACAAGACGCCGACCGACCAGGCGGTGGCGCCGCCTTGCAAAAACACGCCGGTCCCGGGGCTCGATCCGGTGCCCGGCGCGATTGATCCCAAGGACGGCATCTGCATGACGCCGCCCCGGCCGGTACTCCATTGCACCTCCTCCGACGGAACAGGCAAGAACCAGACCTGCAAGGACGAGGGCCCGCTTACCTTGGAGCGGTCCAAGACGGTAGACGAGGAGATCTCGGCCCAGGTCATCGACTTCCTCGATCGTAACGATCCCGAGAAAACCGGCAAGCCCTTCTTCGTCTGGTACAACCCGGCCCGCATGCACGTCACGACGGTTCTGTCGGATAAGTACAACGCCATGGTGGGCGAACCCGGCGGAAAGGACTGGGGCGCCAACGAAGCCGGCATGAAGCAGATGGACGACAATATCGGGTATGTCCTGAAGAAGCTCGAGGAGATGGGCGAACTCGACAATACGATTGTCGTCTTCACCACCGACAACGGTGCCGAGACTATCACCTTTCCTGACGGAGGAACTACCCCATTTGCAGGTGGCAAGCTGACCACCTGGGAAGGCGGAATGCGCGCCCCGACCGTCGTGCGCTGGCCGGGCCAGATCAAGCCTGGCACGGTGAAGAACGACACCTTTTCGTCACTCGACTGGCTGCCTACATTCGTTGAGATCGCCGGAGGTCCGAAAGCCGACAAATTGAAGTCACAAATCGAAAAGGGCGAATATCCCGGCATCGTCAAGACCACGCTCGACGGCGTCAATCAGATCGACTACCTGACCGGCAAGTCCGACACGTCGGCCCGGGATCACTTCCTGTACTGGTCCGGCAAGGTCCCGTCAGCGGTGCGGTACAAGAACTGGAAGATGTACTTCGCGATGGTGTCGCAGAGTCCAGCGGGTTTTGTCGCCGGCGCCTTGCCGTATCATTGGACCCAGGTCGTCAACATCAAGCGCGATCCCTTCGAGACGTCCATTGGCGCTCACGCAAAGACGCTCATGGGCGTCGGCGGCGCCCTCGCAGGCCCGGTCACGGCTTATCAATATGTCTGGAATATGCTGCCTATCGGTCAGGCGCTGTGGCTAAAGCATCTTGAGACCTACGTCGACTTTCCGCCGCTGCAGAACCCGGCTAGCTACAACCTGGAGCAGGTCGTGCAGCAGGTGAAGGAAATGAAGTCGTCGAGCCACGCAGGTCACTAG
- a CDS encoding AraC family transcriptional regulator, giving the protein MITASFTIARGLGPLPRMLEAARGAPAVARVFHAEGVPIEIASNQHQKLPLRSLMALMERGAREVGDDLFGIALGGAMRPEDFGPFARYMLAARDVRSLLARSTRAITYHQSGTGFSIKVSNDLVWWGYRVVEPISIGRRDHIDHILKPMLNGLRRYLGDSWVPSRIEVEYGRPKWWRELEDVFRAQVFFDMPTNAVVFEKRLLDRLALRPIPLGQLITGRDLRQLVAERPPRTQAEAVREIIRLRLLDSIVDIDGAAILLGIGPRTLQRQLAGENYTYRELVEQTRMERALALLRETAEPVTAIALSLGYSEIASFSRAFQRWTGFAPSRYRCRSGP; this is encoded by the coding sequence ATGATCACCGCGTCCTTCACTATCGCCCGGGGGCTGGGCCCTCTTCCGCGCATGCTCGAAGCAGCAAGGGGAGCGCCGGCGGTTGCGCGCGTTTTCCATGCCGAAGGCGTGCCGATTGAGATCGCTTCAAATCAGCATCAAAAACTTCCGCTTCGCAGCTTGATGGCGTTGATGGAGCGTGGCGCCCGCGAGGTGGGAGACGACCTGTTCGGAATCGCCTTGGGAGGCGCAATGCGCCCGGAAGATTTCGGCCCGTTCGCAAGGTACATGCTGGCCGCCCGCGACGTGCGAAGCCTATTGGCGCGGTCGACCCGGGCCATTACCTACCATCAGTCCGGCACCGGGTTCAGCATCAAGGTGTCGAACGATTTGGTGTGGTGGGGATATCGTGTTGTCGAACCAATCAGTATCGGGCGACGGGATCATATCGATCATATCCTGAAGCCGATGCTGAATGGACTGCGGCGCTACCTTGGTGACTCGTGGGTCCCCTCGCGGATAGAGGTTGAGTACGGCAGACCAAAGTGGTGGCGCGAGTTAGAAGACGTGTTCCGCGCACAGGTGTTTTTCGATATGCCGACGAACGCGGTCGTTTTCGAAAAGCGTCTTCTGGACCGCCTGGCCCTTAGGCCGATCCCATTGGGCCAACTCATCACCGGCCGAGATCTGCGGCAGCTGGTTGCCGAGCGGCCGCCACGCACACAGGCAGAGGCCGTTCGCGAAATTATCCGGCTCCGCCTCCTGGACTCGATTGTCGACATAGACGGCGCTGCGATTCTTTTAGGCATCGGTCCCCGCACGTTACAGCGACAGCTTGCCGGAGAAAACTATACTTATCGAGAGCTGGTCGAGCAGACCCGGATGGAACGCGCGCTTGCCCTCTTACGCGAGACCGCCGAGCCGGTCACCGCTATTGCCCTTTCTCTGGGTTACAGCGAAATAGCGAGTTTCTCGCGGGCGTTTCAGCGATGGACGGGATTTGCTCCAAGCCGCTACCGCTGCCGATCTGGCCCTTAG